The DNA segment GGCAAAATCACTTGCCAGAGCAGATAGCGATCGGCCAGTTGCTGGATTTGCGGGAGTGATGTCAGCAGCGCGACAATCTGTTCGCCCGCGAGCAGATAAACCAGTGAGAACAGCAGTGCGACAATACCTGACTGACGGCACGCCGCGCGCCAGACCTCCAGCAACTGACTGCCGTCGCGGGCGCCATAGGCCTGACCGGAATGCGCCTCCACGGCGTAGGCAAAACCATCCAGCGCATAGGCCGTAAACGTCAGCAACGTCATCAACACGGCGTTCACGGCGATGATATCGCTACCCAGTCTGGCCCCCAGCACGGTGATGGCGCCAAAACAGAGTTGCAGCAGCAGCGAACGCAGCATGATGTCGCGATTGAGCGCCAGAAGGCGACGAAAGTTTCCACGCCAGGCCAGCCTGAGCATGGCGAGAGAGACACCACGCAGGTGCAAGACCTTACGCACCATCAACAAACCGATCAGCAACGTCGCATATTCCGCAATCACCGTCGCCAGCGCGGCCCCCTGCACGTTCATATGCAGCCCCATGACCAGCCAGAGGTCGAGCACAATGTTCAGGATATTGCCGACAATCAGCAGGATCACCGGCGCACGCGCGTATTGCACGCCCAGTAACCAGCCGAGCAGAACCAGATTCGCCAGCGACGCCGGCGCGCTCAGCCAGC comes from the Citrobacter amalonaticus genome and includes:
- the dinF gene encoding MATE family efflux transporter DinF — protein: MPFFASADKALWRLALPMIFSNITVPLLGLVDTAVIGHLDSPVYLGGVAVGATATSFLFMLLLFLRMSTTGLTAQAFGAKNPQALARALVQPLILALGAGALIAIFRTPIIDLALHIVGGSEAVLEQARRFLAIRWLSAPASLANLVLLGWLLGVQYARAPVILLIVGNILNIVLDLWLVMGLHMNVQGAALATVIAEYATLLIGLLMVRKVLHLRGVSLAMLRLAWRGNFRRLLALNRDIMLRSLLLQLCFGAITVLGARLGSDIIAVNAVLMTLLTFTAYALDGFAYAVEAHSGQAYGARDGSQLLEVWRAACRQSGIVALLFSLVYLLAGEQIVALLTSLPQIQQLADRYLLWQVILPLVGVWCYLLDGMFIGATRAAEMRNSMAVAAAGFALALLALPVLGNHGLWLALAVFLALRGLSLAWIWRRHWRNGTWFAAS